The nucleotide sequence AACACAATCAGACGATCTCTCCTTTTTCTTCATTATCTGCAAATGTAAACTTGAGAACTGCGGACTATAATAAAAGAAACTCATACGATATTAACGATAGGGCAGAAACTAACTCCAATTCAAAGCTATCTTACAATTATAAACACCCTGAAAATCTGTTTACTTTCAGTACCAATGCTCAGTTGGCTCAAAACTTTACAAACTACTCTACCAGTCTTAGTGGCCCCACGGCTAATTTCAGGTTAAAAACATTTTCTCCATTTCAGGGTAATTCCACAACCGGAGGTCAAAGCTGGTATGAAACCATTAGCTTAAGTTACGATAATTCACTCCGGTCTCGCTTTAACTTTGATCCGATTGATGCGGACAGCTCCGAAATTTCTTTCTTTGATGCTCTGATGGATCCCGATTTATATGAAGAAGCAACCGGGAACGACAATTATATCCAGGCCGGATTTCAACAATCAGCCGGGCTGCAGATAGGCCAAGTAATCCCAAGCCAGTTTTTGAATATTTCCGCAGGCTTAAATATGAATGAATACTGGTATCCGTCGTCAACCAGAAAGTCATGGAATGCTGATTCAAACCGGGTTGAAACGGAAAAAGTTTATGGGTTTAAAGCAGCCCGGGACTTTAGCACCAGCATGAATTTTGGAACTACGTTTTATGGAATTTCAAACATGAAAATAGGAAACTTTGAAGGAGTTCGGCATACGGTGCGCCCTTCTATTGGTTTTAGTTACCGGCCGGATTTCAGCAAGGAAAAGTGGGGATATTACAGAACGGTACAAACGGATAGTTTGGAAAACACACGACAATACTCAATTTTTGAGAATGAGATTTTCAGAGGTCCGGGAAGAGGAGAACAACGGTCACTTAATTTCTCTGTCAGAAATGTATTTGAAACAAAGATGGTAAAGCGAGACAGCACCGGCGAAGTGTCAGAAAATAATATTCGATTTATTGACAACCTTTCTTTGAGTTCATCATATAATTTTGCGGCCGATAGCTTGAAGCTCAGTTCATTAAATACAAGCATAAGTTCCAGTGCGATTCCGGGATTAAATCTGAGAGCTTCTGCTGACTTTTCATTCTATCAATTTGACTCTACGGGAAGAGAATATGACAGGTTTTTTATTGAAGATGGGAAAAAGCTGGCTCAAATGAGATCATTCTCGGTCAATGCAAGTACCTCGTTCAGGGGAGGGAATGGAATTAAGGTATACACCCCTGAGTATCGCCGAAGGTATGATCCCTATAACCAATCTACATTTCATCCTGTTGATTCCCGGTTTGGATATGAGCCGATTCCACCGGTAAATTCTCCCTGGAGTGTATCATTGAATTTCAGTTATAGTTGGCGTTATCGCTTTGGGGAAAAGCCAGAAAAGAGAGCAACTTTACGTGCTTCAAGCATATCTTTCAATTTAACTCCAAAATGGCGTTTTAACACAGATGTAGGGTATGATTTTATAGAAAGTGAGTTTACGCCATCCCAATTTTCACTTACCCGGAATCTGGAGTGTTGGGATCTTTCATTCCAGATTAATCCTTTTGGAGAGTTTCAGTATTATTTCTTTCGCCTGAGCGTGAATAGCTCTCAAATTCAGAGCTTATTCCAGAAACTTCCTGTCCTCAAAAATCTGGAGAGAAGCTCAAGCCCATCTGGGGCAGGGCGAAGGGGTGGATCGGGCAGAAGAGGCTTTGGTGGTATAAATTAACTAAAGTGAATCCCGCCCAATACCGGCCAGATACTTTACTACATATTTTCCGATAATATCGAATTCAAGGTTTACGGCATCGCCCACACTTTTGTCTTTTAAGTTAGTATGATTCCATGTGTAAGGAATAATGGCCACAACAAAAGAGTTCCCTGTATCACGGGCAACGGTCATACTAATTCCTTCTATGGTTACACTGCCGCGCCCCACAATCATATTTTTAAATTCTTCAGGATATTCAATAGTTAGTAACCAGCCTGTCTTTTCTTTTTCTATTTCTGTTACTATGCCGGCTATATCCACATGTCCCTGAACAAGATGACCTTCAATACCGCCCTGCAAAGAAAGTGAGCGTTCCAGATTAACAGGGCTGCCTTGTTCGAGCGCTCCAAGGGATGTTTTTCGCAAGGTTTCTTCAACGCTTTGTACAGTAAAAGTTTTTTTATCAAAAGCAGTTACGGTATGGCAAGCTCCGTTAATGGAAATGCTTTCGTCTTCATGGCAGCTGTCTGCAAAGGAACAGGCAATTTTCATCTCCTGTCCGCCAGCATTTAAAGATTTGATATCAACAACTTTCCCAACTTCTTGTACAATTCCTGTAAACATATTTTTAGAAATATCCGGTTAATAACATATCATTTCCAACTTGGGTCCATTTAACCTCTTTAAGTTCGGCAATTTCTTTCATTTTATCGATACCAATATTTATCAACGACCGTGTTCCTGCACCCAACAATTTTGGAGCAATAAATAATTCAAGTTTATCTACCAAACCCTGACGTATTAAAGCGGAGGATAATTGCTGGCCGCCTTCTACTAAAATGGATGAAATTCCTTTTTCACCTAATAGTTTTAACGCCTGTCTAAGGTCAGCATGGCCGTCAACCTTAGAAACCTGGAGTACTTCTCCGCGAAAATAATTTTGCTGCATCACCTTTAACATAGGGTCTGCATCAGTGGCTGAGGCCTCTTTATTCCATGTAATAATGGTGGTTTTCTCTTCGAATTTGTCGGAAAAAAGGTTCAACTCTTTAGGTAATTCATAAGGGCCGTCAATTACGATACGCTGCGGTTGCCGGCCGGAAACATGCCGGACAGTGAGGCTCGGATTATCAACCATAACGGTAGTTCTGCCTACCAATACGGCATCATATTCAGTGCGCCATTTGTGGACCAATTTTCGAGATTGTTTTCCGGTTATCCATTGCGATTCACCATCAGCAGCAGCGAGAAAACCATCAGCAGTTTGTGCCATTTTAAGAGTGATGAAGGGACGGCCAAAAGTCTGGTGATGAATAAAAAACTCGTTGAGTTCCTCTGCTTCATGTTTCAAAACCCCGACTTCCACCTCAATACCTTTGTTTCGAAGATGAAGGATGCCTTTTCCATTTACCGCCGGATTTGGGTCAGGCATTGCAACGATTACTTTTTTTATTGGAAGCTTACCCAACATTTCTGCACAAGGCGGTGTTTTTCCGTAATGAGAGCACGGTTCAAGCGTAACATATACTGAGGCATCCTTGAGTTCTTTTCTATTCTGAACAGACTCTACAGCATTGACTTCAGCATGAGCTTTTCCAAAGCTTTTATGATATCCTTCTCCAATTTTTTCACCTTCCTTAGAGACAATAACACACCCTACCATAGGATTTGGGGATACGTATCCCTTTCCTTTCTTGGCAAGCGTGAGTGCCTGTTGCATCCAATAGCTGTCAGAGGGTGTATTTGAAGAAGCCATAGACTAAATCTACACTTTTTGTTATTACTTGTATATCAGATATAACAAAAAAGGGTGAGAAGAAACCCCTCACCCTCAGTATCTAAAACGATGTGTTTATTTTATCGAAGTAAACGAGATCGGTTGTCTACAATTTTAGCATTTTTCCGAAGTTGTTCTAACCAAACAGAAGAAAACTCTTGAGACTTACGTTGCTCTAAGCGCTGTCTGATATCTCTGCGTGTTTGTTGATCAAGATTGGCAATATCAGCTTCCATTTTATCTAAAACTTCGACTACAAAAGCAGCACTGTTACCGGTTAAAACATCGGAAGTTTCGCCTTCGTTAAGGGCAAAGATTGCTCCAATAATCATCGGTTCACGTCCGGCTCCGGAAAGCACAGTGGCACTGGCTCTCAAATTGCTTTCATTTTGAATTTCTTTGTCAGCTGCTTCAGCTAGAGCTTCCAGAGTTTGGTTTTGCTGAAGCAGTTCTTGAACCTGTTCTTTAATTAATTCCTTGCGGCGTTCAATTTTTACCATGTTTTCAACTTGAGACCGCACTTCATCAAGTGGCCGATAGCCTTCCGGAGTCACTTCCAAAACTTCTAGAACTACAAAATCAGAATTTAATTCAAGTATATCTGAAATATCACCTTCGTCGGCTGATTCCAGGAAGTTCATAATTTGTTGACTGCTTCCAAGACCTGAGATAAAGTTATTCCCTTTGGTAGCAAAGGCTTCTTTCACTTCCAAATCCCGTGCTTCAGCTTCTTCGGCAAAACCGGTTTCTTCTGAAGCGAAAAACTCAAAGTCAGCGGCATTGTCATTTGCTTCATCAATGGTAGAAGGAAGAGCTTGGATATTATAGCTCATAATCTGAAATTTTATCTCGTTTCCACGCTGAGCCTCTTTTTTCAAAATGGCTGCCTGATTTGATGTAAGTATCACATCTGAAACTTCACCAACGTTTAAATCGACTGCTGCCTGGTATTCTTCTCGAATGTCAGCACTATTTACAAATGAAGAGCGATAATTGGTTGTTGAGGCTTGCCTTACCAAAAATAGCGAGTCATTTTCAGCATTTTCAAAAGCTGTTTTGAGTTCCCTAACATCCTCAATAATCTGAGCAGTATCCGCCGCAGTGGGTAATTTGCTGAAAGTTACATATCTGAAGCGATAGCTTTCTTCCCTGGTGTAACGTTCTTTGTTGTCATTGTAATAATTACGCAGTTCGCGATCAGAAATCTCAAGTTCCTGCTCAGTAACTTCACTGTATGGAAAGCGAATGTAATTTACGTTAGCTGTGCTGTTGTTTTTGATAAACTCTTGCTCAACCTCTGATTCAGTTACTTGAAGGCCTGCAGAAATATAATTATTTAATTTTTGCTGGCGGCGTTGCTCACGCAATTGAAGCTCAAGGGCTACAGCTTGTTGAGAAAACTCACTGGAAGAAAGAACCTGTTGGATGGCTTCACGATCAATAGTTCCGTCTTCACGAGTAAAATTTTGTCGGATAATGGGGGCGGGATTGTCACCGAAAACCATATCCAGCACTTCTTGATCTGAAACAGTAATTCCTAACTCATCCATTTTTTGGTTCAGTAATCTGGAATTAACCAATTCTTCCCAAGCCTGATTCTCATAATTAGCCCTCATTTCGGCAGTCATGGAGTTGCCGGTTTGCTGGCTGTACGCATTCGTATAGTATTGGACACGGCTTTGATATTCTTCATTCGAAATCTTTTCACCATTTACACTGCCTAAAGCGTTTGGCCCGGCTTGCATTGCGTCAAAAAAGTTAACATCTGCCAAAACCCACAAAAGGCCAAAAGAACCTATCAGCACCCATAGGATAAATCCGGTGCTATTTCTCATTTTTTCCATTACACCCATAAAAGGTTACCTCTAAAAAAACATTTATAAATTGCGATTTGGATACTGCCGGTGTCTGTTTTGAACCTTTGACAGTAAGCTTGGAAATATAAGCGAATACCCAAGGAATTGAAAGAAATTAAAACCAATCTCAGGTTAAAATACCTCAATCAGGCGCATGTGCTTTAAGTACTTGCCGGGATCATTGTTAATATTCTTAATCAGCTTGTTAAGATTAACTGAAAGGCTGTCGATATTATTATATAAAGACGAGTCATTTACCATTTTTCCAAGGGTTCCCTCCCCGTCGTTAATTTTTGTTAGTACTTCACTTAAAGTGAGGTTGGTTTCATTTAAGCCTCGGCTTAAAGTTTCTAATTCCGCACTTGTAGCTTCCAGGTTATTTATGAGTGAAGTGAGCTGCTCTTTATTTTCTGCACTGAGATCATTAAGATTTTCCAGAGTGCTTTTTGCGTCCAATATCATTTGGTCTAAATCACTTTGTCTTTTTTGGATGAGTTCGTTGAGCGAACCGGTAGTTGATTCCAAATTGCGGACAATACCGGAGATGTTTTCTTTGTTCTCCTCATTAAGGGTTTCATTTAGGCTGCCGACCAACTGTTCAACTCCACGAATTGATGCAGAGATATCATTACTGATTTTTTCACCTTCTTCAGCAAAAGTATCCATCATCCCTTGCTCAAAAACGCCTTTTATGGCTCCTTGATTTGGCACCATTTCTTCTGAATCAGACTTTTCAATTTCAATAAACTTTCCTCCGAGAACTCCACTCGACTTCAAAACTGCAATGGAGCCTTTAGGTATCCGGTAGCCTTCTTCAATATTCAGGGTCACTAATGTAGAATCGGAAGCGAGGAGGTCCATTTCTTTAACTGTACCGATTTTGAACCCCTTTACATTTACCACATTTCCGGGAATAAGCCCATACACTTGATCGAATTTGGTATATACCACTGTGGAAGACCTGAAAAGCGGTATGTCTTTCATAATATTATAGCCTACAAAGGCTACGATGGTAGCCACTAATATGGTAAGCCCAATTTTAAGTTCGTTCGAAACTTTTGCCAAAACAGATCTCCTATGCAGTTTAAGAATTTATTTGATATTCACTTGCTGTGATGAATTCGAGCAGATTCTGGTTGTCACTATGCTTCATGTCATCGGTTTTCCCAACCCAGCTGAGTTTTTGGTCATCCAAAAAAGCCACCTTATCAGATATCGCTAAAACGCTGTGCATGTCGTGAGTGATTACAATGGAAGTAATATCGAGGTTATCGGCCATAGTCATAATCAGTTCATTTATCTCTTCGGAAGTTTTGGGATCGAGCCCGGATGTAGGTTCATCATACAAAAGATAGTCTGGTTTCAAAATAATGGCGCGTGCTAATCCGACTCGTTTTCTCATCCCACCGGAAAGTTCTGAAGTTGATTTGTCTCCAGCTTCTTTAAGATTTACCATTTCTAACGCTTCATTTACATTATGGGTAATCTCCTCCTCCCCTTGCTCAGTAAAATATCGTAAGGGAAAGGCCACATTTTCAAAAGTGCTGATGGAATCGAAGAGGGCCCCGCCTTGAAACAAGATGCCAAAACGTTGTCGAACCTTTCTGAGTTCAGAATAACTAAGCTCAAATACACACTTTCCGTCAATCAATACTTCCCCTTCATCAGGGTATAATAAAGCATTCAGGTGTTTTAGCAATACTGATTTCCCGCAACCGGATTTACCGATTACAGCTGTAGTTTCTCCATCGTGGATATCAAAAGAAACATCTTTCCAAACAAGCAACTCGCCAAAACTTTTTGTCAGGTTTTTAATCTCAATCATGGGTTATAGCAATATAGCGGCTAGTGCAAAATCAGCTAAAAGTACAAAGATACAACTTAATACTGTTGCTTGTGTAGTAGCGTTCCCCACTCCTTCGGCGCCCCCAAAAGCATAATAACCTTTGTAACAGGCTATGGAAGTGATTACAAATCCGAATACGATAGATTTTATATAACCGAAAATAATATCTGATTCAAAAAAGAAAGCGCGTGCCCCTTCCATAAATTCAGCTGCAGGTAGAATGCCATCTAAAGCCCCTGCAGAAACTCCCCCTATAATTCCAAAAACCGCAGCAGTGGTATACAAAATTGGAAACATTAACAGACCGGCTAATATTCGCGGAACCACCAGGAAAGAAACAGAATTAAACCCCATAGATTCAAGTGCATCAATTTGTTCACTTACACGCATGGTGCCAAGCTCTGTTGAAATTCGTGCCCCAACTTTTCCGGATAAGACAAGGGCACTGATTACCGCGGCGAGCTCGATAACAATAGATTGGGCAACAATAGAGCCAATTATTGTACTTGGATATATATCAGTATCTAATTGATAGGCAGTTTGTAACGTCAAAACAGCCCCGGTAAAAATACCTGTCAGAAAGATAATAGGGATAGATTCATAGCCGACCTTTACAAATTCCTGAAACAGATTTTTGCGATAGGTGCTGAATTCTGTAGACGAACGTAATGCCTGATATAATAGAAGGGCGTAATTGCCAAATTGTTTTAATCCGGCAGCCCCAGGTAAATTGGTAATCATTTCTTAATTAATAATCTTGACGTATTGCCGAAGCATTTGATTATATTACAAAACATTTTTGCCAATTGTGATTTATAAATAGTTAATAAGTTCAGCGGTTGCCATCGGTTGCCGATAATTTTCCAACAACTGAACTTACGACAGCCAGGTTAAATACATCAAGTGTTTTAATCATTTTCTTTTTGAACAACATCGTGGTAATCGAAAGGGTTCAGATAAGGTTGTTCAGGGTGATTAACTAGCAACAAAAAAGATTAGAACACAGAGAGATTTTAAGGCTTCTTGGTTAGTTTAAGATGCCGGATCTAATATTTTAAAAATGTTGTTTAATCTCAGCAGGAACTGATATCAAATTTGGGAGGAATTACGATATTTAGCTTTAAAGTAAAGCTGCTTTAATTACCTTTCACCCATACTTTAGTTTATAATTATTTAAAAGTAATTCATCATATGATCAGATATATAACAGCCGGAGAATCGCATGGGCCGGGACTCACTGGAATTGTAGAAGGCGTGCCGGCGGGGCTCCCTCTTACGGAAGAAGATATTGCCGTTCATTTAGTGCGTCGTCAACAAGGTTATGGCCGAGGTGGGCGTATGGCTTTTGAGAAAGATTTTGCAACCATCAGCTCCGGACTTCGCTTTGGTAAAACAATGGGTGGGCCTATTGCTATGAACATGCCTAATCGTGCTTTTGAAAAGGATGATGCAGGTTGGCCAACTGTGATGAATAAAGAAATTGAAGCTGAAGGGATTGAAAAAATCACACTCCCCAGGCCGGGGCATGCGGATCTTGTAGGGGCCCAAAAATATAATTTCGATGATATCCGTCCGGTGATTGAACGATCAAGTGCCCGGGAAACAGCTATGCGTGTAGCGTGCTGCAGTATAGCACGGAAGTTTCTAAAGCATTTTGGAATTCAAATTGGCGGGCATGTATTACGAATTGGGTCAGTAGGATTCGACAGTTGGGAAAAAGTAAGAGCGCTTACCGACCCCCTGGCCGAACAAGGTGCTGAGAAGATTTACCAAGCAGCGGATGAATCTGATGTTCGGTGTTTGGATGAAAAGCTTTCGGCAGAAATGAGAGAAGAAATTAAAAAGCGCAGAAAAGAAGGCTCTTCGCTCGGTGGTATTTATGAAATTGTGATTACAGGGTTGCCGGTTGGGCTGGGAAGTTATGTTCACTGGGATAGAAAATTAGACGGCATGCTGGCTCAGGCTATCATGAGTACACAAGCGATGAAGGGTGTGGAAATTGGGCTTGGATTTGAGTCGGGACACAAGCCGGGGCATGAAGTTCATGATGAAATAACTCATGAAAAAAATAAATTTAGCCGAAGAACCAACCGTATGGGAGGCATTGAAGGTGGTATGAGTACAGGAATGCCTATTATAATCCGAGGTGTTATGAAGCCGATTCCTACTATGCTGAATCCACTGCGTACTGTGGATATGCAAACAAAAGAAGAAACCGAAACCCGCTATGAACGTTCTGATGTTTGTGCTTTACCCCGTGCAGTAGTTGTTGCAGAAAGTGTTGTAGCCCCGATAATAGCGAACGCTTTCTTAGAGAAATTTGGCGGAGATTCGATTCAGGAAATTGAAGCAAATTTTAAAACTAATACACAATGAGTTCCAGGATTTCAACGTTGGCAAAGGCGGTAAAAGAACATCCGGAAGATTCTTTCTACAAGTTTACTTTGGCACTGGAAATGTTGAAAATAAGTCAACCTGAAAAAGCGAGGGTTTTATTTGAGTCTATCAGACAGGATGATCCTGAATATGTAGGCGTATATTATCATTTAGCTAAACTTTATATTGAATTGGGAGAGAACAAAAAGGCATTGGGTTCCTATAAAGAGGGGATTAAAATGGCTGAAAATCAGAACGATCAGCATACAAAGTCAGAATTATCAGCGGCTCTGTTGAACCTTGAAATTGAAATGGCAGATTAGTTATGAATAAAATATTCAGTTTTTTAAAAAAATTAGCTCCGGTTGCGATTATAATGTTTTTTTTGCTGAGCACAAATATAATGGGTCAGGAAAAAGCCACATATTTGGTGAAGCAAGGGGATACCTTATATGGAATTTCAAAAAAACTGGATGTAACAATTGCTGAACTTAAACAATGGAATAACATTTCCGGTAATGAAATAGAATTAGGGCAAGAGTTGATCTATTATCTTCGTGATGAAAGCGTTCGAAATGAAGAGTTGCCTGAAGAACCATCCAATCCTTTAGTAACTAATTCGTCCGGCAATCAAAATGTAATTTATGTTGTAAAAAGCGGGGATACCTTATTTAGGATAGCCCGGACGCATAACATGAGCCTTGAAGAACTAAAAAGCCTGAACAACCTGACGGATAATAATATTCGCATCGGGCAAGAGCTCGCCGTGAAGAAATTAAATGAAGCCCCTCCTTCAGTTGCGCGATTTTCCGAAGAATCTTCACCACAAGGTGTTTTTTCAGTTTATGAGGTGAAAAGGGGAGATTCATTTGCAGAACTTCTTACCCGTTTTAAAATGACTGAAGATGAATTTAAAAAACTCAATCCGGAATTAAACTCTGGCAGGCTACCGACAGGCCAGGATGTGACGGTTCTCTTGCCTCCATCGCGAAACTATGAGAATCCCTATTTGCAAAAGGCAAACTTACAAGACTTAGGTGAAGTTCGGGTTAACCGTTATGATGATTCTGAATTTGGCGAGACGACCACAAATGGCGAGTTATATGATCCTGAAGCACTGACTGCCGCGCATTCTAATATTGCCTTGGGGAGCATTATCTTTGTGGAAAACGTGCAAACCGGAAATGGTGTGTATGTTAGAATAAATGATCGAATTACCGGGGCAGGATTGAAACTTTCGCATAGAGCATTTAGTACACTTCGACTCAATCAGGCTACTCAGCCGGCGGTAACTATTTACACAGAAGTGAATGACTAACCACGTTAAAAAATATTTTGAGAACACAAATACCTTACTCTACAGCTTCCTGGTAAGCTTGCCGTTATTTTTGTTATATGAATTATTAATTATCATTTCCCAGCCTTCCGGAGAAGCCATTGTTCGCATAAGTGTAGATGTGTGGATCAAAACGCTTTTTGCTTATCTCGGAGTAAATGCTGTTTCATTTTCACTGCTGTTGGTAGCGATTATTGGACTTTTTATCCTATATAAAGAACGGCACCGTTTGAAAGAGCTTCAATTCACCTACTTTCCGGTATTGATTTTAGAAGCTACCGTTTATGCAATAGTAGTTGCAATAATTAGCCAGTCGATGGTGTCATTTATTCTTAATATGGCAGCTTCAGACCCTATCAATAGCTTATCGATGGCTCAAAAAATTGCATTATCGTTGGGGGCAGGTTTGTATGAGGAACTGTTTTTTAGGGTTATACTTGTAACATTGTTCATACTCGCTTTTTCCAAACTGTTGGGTAAAAAATGGGCAGGAATTACAGCAGCAGTAGTGCTTTCAGCGCTGTTATTTTCAGCCGTTCACTACATTGGTTCGATGGGCGATGCTTTTACGCTCGGGTCATTTCTTTACAGGTTTTTATTTGGTATAATACTTAATGGAATATATGTTTGGAGAGGATTTGGTGTAGCTGCATGGACCCATGCAATTTATGATATAATGGTGATCGTCTTTCTATCATAAAAGGTATTTATTAACGGGTTGATCAATAGAATCTATTTAACATTAAAGTATTATAGCAGTAATATTTAATAGATTGATATCGTCCAAGTAACAAAGCAGTTAACACGTATCGGTAAAGAAGGGATGGGTAAATGTCTCAATTAACGAGAGATGAAATAAAAAAACAGAAGGATTTTGATAAAGAGATTATCCCTCATATGGATGCGTTGTATAACTTTGCCCTTAGGTTAACAACGGACCCCAATGATGCAGAAGATCTTGTTCAGGATACTATTGTAAAAGCATACCGGTTCTTCAGCAGCTATGAAAAGGGGACAAATGCCAAGGCATGGATGTTTAGGATTCTTAAGAATTCATTCATCAATAATTATCGAAAAACCTCAAAAAAACCATCTCAGGTAGATTACGATGAGGTTTCCTCCTATTATGAATCTATTCGGGCAGAAAGAACAGAGACTTCTGACCTGGAAAACCTGATGTTTCGGGAGATGATGGATGATGACCTGTCGACGGCTTTGAAACGTTTGCCTGAAGATTTTCGAACGGTAGTTTTATTATGTGATGTTGAAGGGTACACCTATGAAGAAATCGCTAATATGCTTGATGTACCTATTGGAACCATACGATCAAGGCTACATCGTGGACGGAATTTACTTAAAACGGAATTATTGGAATACGCTAAGAAGAGAGGCTACACCGGAGACTGATCAACCATGGGATACACTGTTTCTTCATTTTTTTGAACTTTAAGTGTAATCCGTACGGTTGTTCCTTCATTGAGTTCAGAGCGTAAAACAAAAACACTTCCCTTGTGATATTCCTCGATAATACGTTTGGTAAGGCTGAGTCCTAATCCCCACCCTCTCTTTTTTGTACTAAAGCCTGGCTTGAAGATATTTTTAACGTTTTTGATATCAATTCCGGTTCCTGAATCCTCAATGTCAATTATTACCTCTCCTTCCTGTACTTTTGAGGAGATTGAGATATATGAATCGCCTTCTATATCCCGAAGCGAATCCATTGCATTTTTGACCAGGTTTTCAACAGCCCATTGCAGGAGCTCGGGATTAGCACGAACTGTTGCTTGGGCATTTAGGTTTTTACGCACTTCAATGGCTTTGCCAAGTCGCGGTAATCTTCGCTCCATATACACCATAACCTGCTCCAAAACAGGACCTATTTGTAATTTCCTGAGTTCAGGTTCGGAACCTATTTTTCCAAAACGTTCAGCAACACCGCGTAACCGCTGAATATCTCTCTCAATTTCATTGGCAATATTAACAGCGGTTTCTTCATAGCGATATTCATCTTTTAGAAGTTGTAACCATCCATATAAACTAGAAATGGGGGTGCCTAATTGGTGAGCGGCTTCTTTCGCCATCCCCACCCATAAATTAGATTGTTCGGAACGAGTGATGCTTCGGTATGTGGTATAACCTATACCAAGGAGCAGGCCTAACAGTAATATTTGTATATAAGGGAAGTAGCGAAGCATTTGTACGGTTGGGCTTTCCCCATAATAAACAAACTGAGTAATTTGTCTTTTTTCATCTCCATATACGAAATTGATGGGGTTATTCAGGCTTTTAAGCTCACGCACAAGCTCACGCCGGTTTTCAGGGGTTGCCAGTCGTACTGAATCAATGTTCCTTTGGGCAAGGATGACATCACTGGAGTCAATAAGAATAGTTGGGATACGAAACCGATCCTGCAGTATGATTTCTTCACTGACAAAATCATTAGAGCTCCGCGTAGCATCTGCTTCTTCGATCAATGCAATAACACTGTCCGGCACCTCTTTAATGCCCTCAAGTATATCAATGGCTTTCAGCAACATTGTGGTTGCCTGTTCATTTACCGGCTGGCTGTTAAACTCTATAGCGCGAGTCCAAAGTTCTACACTTGCCCGCTCTTGCTCCAATATTTTTGAAACCAAATATTGATTATAAACCACCGATCCAATTCCCAAAAAAATGAGCAAAAAGACCAGGATAAGCTTAATCTTATTTGAGGGGACGAAAAGTTTCATAAGTAAAGGGTAATCCTTTTAGCCAAAAATAAAAAGGAAACAGCATAAAAAAGCCTCCCTGATGAATTAACAAAAAGGGAGGCTATAATTAGTTTAGCTTAAGCAGATGC is from Gracilimonas sp. and encodes:
- a CDS encoding putative LPS assembly protein LptD codes for the protein MLFVKKKHIGKYTSAICLFFLMSIPVLAQKTDTTLVRQNQDRVNTNVTAADTTDTPPQNSGARPGSSVPENAVRFQSSDSLIIDFEGGKKAFLFGSAQVKHSSGELRAGEINMDIEKTTVEAKTLTPEDTLSRPVLVRESDEIKSNRILFNYKTEKGKFEAAQVKVAEGHLIGSKIKNINESEVFIEDGIYSTCPPEYMYYYLKAKKMKVVDQDELFFSNAQLYILDIPYPIIFPFGYVPTDIDQKRSGLLTPTYAFQNQNNRGLGLQNVGWFQYFNDYLTGQVDGDIYTSGTVYVNGSVQYSNTNQYNGSVRLGYSKDRGLEPTDPGFTETIQKSLSIQHNQTISPFSSLSANVNLRTADYNKRNSYDINDRAETNSNSKLSYNYKHPENLFTFSTNAQLAQNFTNYSTSLSGPTANFRLKTFSPFQGNSTTGGQSWYETISLSYDNSLRSRFNFDPIDADSSEISFFDALMDPDLYEEATGNDNYIQAGFQQSAGLQIGQVIPSQFLNISAGLNMNEYWYPSSTRKSWNADSNRVETEKVYGFKAARDFSTSMNFGTTFYGISNMKIGNFEGVRHTVRPSIGFSYRPDFSKEKWGYYRTVQTDSLENTRQYSIFENEIFRGPGRGEQRSLNFSVRNVFETKMVKRDSTGEVSENNIRFIDNLSLSSSYNFAADSLKLSSLNTSISSSAIPGLNLRASADFSFYQFDSTGREYDRFFIEDGKKLAQMRSFSVNASTSFRGGNGIKVYTPEYRRRYDPYNQSTFHPVDSRFGYEPIPPVNSPWSVSLNFSYSWRYRFGEKPEKRATLRASSISFNLTPKWRFNTDVGYDFIESEFTPSQFSLTRNLECWDLSFQINPFGEFQYYFFRLSVNSSQIQSLFQKLPVLKNLERSSSPSGAGRRGGSGRRGFGGIN
- a CDS encoding riboflavin synthase, whose translation is MFTGIVQEVGKVVDIKSLNAGGQEMKIACSFADSCHEDESISINGACHTVTAFDKKTFTVQSVEETLRKTSLGALEQGSPVNLERSLSLQGGIEGHLVQGHVDIAGIVTEIEKEKTGWLLTIEYPEEFKNMIVGRGSVTIEGISMTVARDTGNSFVVAIIPYTWNHTNLKDKSVGDAVNLEFDIIGKYVVKYLAGIGRDSL
- the ribD gene encoding bifunctional diaminohydroxyphosphoribosylaminopyrimidine deaminase/5-amino-6-(5-phosphoribosylamino)uracil reductase RibD; protein product: MASSNTPSDSYWMQQALTLAKKGKGYVSPNPMVGCVIVSKEGEKIGEGYHKSFGKAHAEVNAVESVQNRKELKDASVYVTLEPCSHYGKTPPCAEMLGKLPIKKVIVAMPDPNPAVNGKGILHLRNKGIEVEVGVLKHEAEELNEFFIHHQTFGRPFITLKMAQTADGFLAAADGESQWITGKQSRKLVHKWRTEYDAVLVGRTTVMVDNPSLTVRHVSGRQPQRIVIDGPYELPKELNLFSDKFEEKTTIITWNKEASATDADPMLKVMQQNYFRGEVLQVSKVDGHADLRQALKLLGEKGISSILVEGGQQLSSALIRQGLVDKLELFIAPKLLGAGTRSLINIGIDKMKEIAELKEVKWTQVGNDMLLTGYF
- a CDS encoding SurA N-terminal domain-containing protein, with the protein product MRNSTGFILWVLIGSFGLLWVLADVNFFDAMQAGPNALGSVNGEKISNEEYQSRVQYYTNAYSQQTGNSMTAEMRANYENQAWEELVNSRLLNQKMDELGITVSDQEVLDMVFGDNPAPIIRQNFTREDGTIDREAIQQVLSSSEFSQQAVALELQLREQRRQQKLNNYISAGLQVTESEVEQEFIKNNSTANVNYIRFPYSEVTEQELEISDRELRNYYNDNKERYTREESYRFRYVTFSKLPTAADTAQIIEDVRELKTAFENAENDSLFLVRQASTTNYRSSFVNSADIREEYQAAVDLNVGEVSDVILTSNQAAILKKEAQRGNEIKFQIMSYNIQALPSTIDEANDNAADFEFFASEETGFAEEAEARDLEVKEAFATKGNNFISGLGSSQQIMNFLESADEGDISDILELNSDFVVLEVLEVTPEGYRPLDEVRSQVENMVKIERRKELIKEQVQELLQQNQTLEALAEAADKEIQNESNLRASATVLSGAGREPMIIGAIFALNEGETSDVLTGNSAAFVVEVLDKMEADIANLDQQTRRDIRQRLEQRKSQEFSSVWLEQLRKNAKIVDNRSRLLR